One window of the Peptacetobacter hiranonis genome contains the following:
- a CDS encoding ATP-binding protein — MKEEKIRDILLKYQRKRDDNEEKLEKRKQSIYESLPEIKKIDDEISMSGLRLTKAVLKDTKAREEIVYECKREMEELVNRKKQILAENGIPENYLEMQYSCPKCKDTGFLGGGKKCTCLKQAIINEAYKMSNLSRVLEKENFDNFDLSIFSDEIIEGKNLSPKQNILKILSVCDSFVSEFAQDNNSNLFFHGATGLGKTYMCNCIAKALLDQGYSVIYQTAFRILEILENYKFRKDEDSRINDENYKNLFDCDLLIIDDLGTELNNSFSSGEIFNIVNTRLLAGKKIIISTNLDSSKIVELYSQRTFSRIVGNFRILEFLGHDLRWEV, encoded by the coding sequence ATGAAAGAGGAAAAAATTAGAGATATTCTCTTAAAATATCAAAGAAAAAGAGATGATAATGAAGAAAAACTAGAAAAAAGAAAACAGTCTATTTATGAATCTCTTCCTGAAATAAAGAAAATAGATGATGAAATTTCCATGTCTGGTCTTAGACTTACAAAGGCTGTTTTAAAAGATACTAAGGCAAGAGAAGAAATCGTCTATGAATGTAAGCGTGAAATGGAAGAACTTGTTAATCGAAAAAAACAGATTTTAGCCGAAAATGGAATACCAGAAAACTACCTTGAAATGCAGTACAGCTGTCCAAAATGTAAGGATACCGGATTTTTAGGTGGAGGTAAGAAATGTACTTGTCTTAAACAGGCAATAATAAACGAAGCCTATAAAATGTCAAATTTAAGTAGAGTTTTAGAAAAAGAAAACTTCGATAACTTTGATTTGAGTATATTCTCTGATGAGATAATCGAAGGAAAGAATCTATCTCCAAAGCAAAATATACTAAAGATTTTATCTGTTTGTGACTCTTTTGTAAGCGAGTTTGCTCAGGATAATAACTCAAATCTATTTTTCCACGGTGCGACAGGACTTGGAAAAACTTACATGTGCAACTGTATCGCCAAAGCTTTACTAGACCAAGGCTATAGTGTTATATATCAGACTGCATTTAGAATACTTGAGATTTTAGAGAACTATAAATTTAGAAAAGATGAGGATTCAAGAATCAATGACGAGAACTACAAAAATCTTTTCGACTGTGATTTATTAATTATAGACGATTTAGGTACAGAGTTAAACAACTCATTCTCTAGTGGAGAAATTTTTAATATAGTAAATACTAGACTTCTTGCTGGCAAGAAGATTATCATATCTACAAATTTGGACTCTAGTAAAATAGTTGAGTTGTATTCTCAGAGAACCTTCTCTAGAATAGTTGGTAACTTTAGAATTTTAGAATTCTTAGGACATGATTTGAGATGGGAAGTGTAG
- a CDS encoding helix-turn-helix domain-containing protein, whose amino-acid sequence MEFGEFLGILVFGVVILIGLLMIGSFLALVYFTIKALIKYIKSSEVRKEKTIIRKSLGEVLKSHREKNHMTQEFVAEAIGVSRQAVSKWENGVSDPSTSNLIALAKLFNMSPEELLQEVE is encoded by the coding sequence ATGGAGTTTGGTGAATTTTTAGGAATACTTGTCTTCGGAGTTGTTATTCTTATAGGACTTTTAATGATCGGTAGCTTTTTGGCTCTAGTATATTTCACTATAAAAGCATTAATTAAATATATTAAATCAAGTGAAGTTAGAAAAGAAAAGACTATTATAAGAAAGTCTCTTGGCGAAGTTTTAAAATCTCACAGAGAAAAAAATCATATGACTCAAGAGTTTGTAGCTGAAGCAATTGGTGTTAGCCGACAAGCTGTTTCAAAGTGGGAAAATGGTGTATCTGATCCTAGCACTTCAAATTTAATAGCTCTTGCAAAATTATTTAATATGTCTCCTGAAGAGCTTCTTCAGGAAGTTGAATAA